The Desulfovibrio piger DNA segment AGGTAAAGTAGTCCCATAAAATTGACGAGGTAACAACAGTAGCGAGTGCGTAAGCTCCGAAAACCCTTCAGCCAGGCAAATGTCCGTTCCACTACCCAGCGGCGGGCTGGATTCCTCCGGCCTTCACGGACTTCTTCCCCCCGGCTGCGGATATGTTCCTCAAATCCGTTAACATAAACTTCCTCGCTGACTCGCGGATAATCATACCCCTTGTCCAGACAGAGGTGTCGAACTTCAGCCCCCAGGAACCAGCCGCCCATTTCCCGAGATTTTTTCAGCGTTGCTCCTATCAGGCGGCTGTCATGCTCATTGGCGCCTACAGCCGTCACTCCCAGAGGAATACCCTGACCGTCCACATGGAGATGGATCTTGCCGCCACTTCGCCCTCTATCCGTCGGGTTGCGTCCGAGGCCCTCAGCCGCTGATTTTTTGAGAGCGCGTCGGCGCTTGCAGCAAGGTGCCGTCCATAGCTTGCCATTGGGCATCTACGCCGACCTTTTCCCCATATTCCGCAAGAAATATGCGAAAAATCTCCGCCATGACACCGGCTTTGTTCCAGCGTTGGAAGTGTTCGTGGACAGTGCTTTTTGAGCCATAGCAGGCGGAAAGCATGGCCCATTGGCATCCGCTCCGGCATTTGTAGAGAATCCCGGCAAGAATCGTGCGCTGTGAAAGCGGCTTGCTGCCGCCACTTCTTTTTCGTTTGAATGGGGCAAGAAGAGTCTCGATACGTTCCCACAGTTCATCAGGCACATCGCGAAAGTCTGTCTGTTTCATGGGACGAGCTTACCAGATTTTTTTAGAATCAAAAATCATGCCGGATATCCTCTTAATTCTGGATGATCTTCACACTCTATACCTTCTGGAACAATGCGATATATTTTATCCCATAAGAGCGAGGCTCCTAAAACCCAATTCTTATATC contains these protein-coding regions:
- a CDS encoding IS5 family transposase, with translation MPNGKLWTAPCCKRRRALKKSAAEGLGRNPTDRGRSGGKIHLHVDGQGIPLGVTAVGANEHDSRLIGATLKKSREMGGWFLGAEVRHLCLDKGYDYPRVSEEVYVNGFEEHIRSRGEEVREGRRNPARRWVVERTFAWLKGFRSLRTRYCCYLVNFMGLLYLALACILWKKLV
- a CDS encoding transposase, producing the protein MKQTDFRDVPDELWERIETLLAPFKRKRSGGSKPLSQRTILAGILYKCRSGCQWAMLSACYGSKSTVHEHFQRWNKAGVMAEIFRIFLAEYGEKVGVDAQWQAMDGTLLQAPTRSQKISG